From Chloracidobacterium thermophilum B:
GAGCGCATCCGCGAAGAACTGCGGGCTGGTAAAGCCGTCATCAATGCCGTTGAACTTGGCTTCGACAAAGCCTTCATCACCATCCTGGATACCCACGTCACCACGGTCGTCTCGTCCCTGATTCTGTTCGTGTTCGGCACGGGTCCCATCCGTGGCTTTGCCGTCACGCTTCTGGCCGGACTTCTGGCCAATATCTTCACGGCCACTTTCGTGTCAAAAACGATGTTTGGCTATGTGCTGTCGCGTTCTGAACGTCCGACGGCGCTCAGTATCTAGGTAGAGACGGCCACAGGCAGGGCGGCTGTTCCTTGCAGTGGGACAGGTGCTGTGCCGGGGTCCGGACCTGTGTTTGTGAGATGTCATCATGATGGAACTGTTTCGGAACCCGAACTACGACTTCCTTGGGAAAGCCAAGTATTTCATCGGCTTTTCGGTGATTGTCCTGGTGGCCGGCTGCATCTCCATGGTGGTTCGTGGCTTCAACCTGGGCGTGGACTTTGCCGGCGGCACGAAGATGACCGTCCGCTTTGTGTCGCCGCCGGACGAGAACCGGATTCGTGAAGCGCTCCGCAAGGGCGGCTACACACCGGACAAGGTGGTCATCCAGCGGACTGGCAAGCAGTTGAGCCAGTCTGACCGCAACGAGGTCTTCATCAACACGCCCCAGACCGAAGCCGATGTGGATGGCGACAAGCGGAAAATCACCGAGGCGTTGCAGAAGTACTACGGAGCACCGGCTGACCCTGACAAACTCGACATCAATCTGGTCGGTGCCTCAAGCCTGGCCACGCGGCTGACGGAACTCGATGTGCTGGACCTCAAGAAGACCCTACCGCCGGGTGAAGCCGAACGTGAGTATCGCCGCTTTGCCGACCATGTCATCCAGACCCGGGACGCTGCCGGGGGCACGCTGGCAGACCTGAAAGCCATTCCGCTCACTGGCTTTGACCCGAAGATGGCCGAAGCCCTCGAACAGGCGGCAACGGTTGGTGCGTTCAACGTCGTCAGTGCGGAAATCGTCGGCCCGCAGGTGGGCAAGGACCTGCGCAACCGGGCCATCATTGTCACCATTGTGGCCTGTATTGGGATGTTGCTGTTTATTGCCTTTCGGTTTGAGTGGGTGTATGGCGTAGCTGCCGTCATCGCCGTCGTGCACGATGTCCTGGTGACACTGGGGCTGTTTTCCCTCTTTCAGTGGGAAATTTCGCTGACCTTCATTGCGGCGATGCTGACCCTGGTGGGCTACTCGATGAA
This genomic window contains:
- the secF gene encoding protein translocase subunit SecF — protein: MMELFRNPNYDFLGKAKYFIGFSVIVLVAGCISMVVRGFNLGVDFAGGTKMTVRFVSPPDENRIREALRKGGYTPDKVVIQRTGKQLSQSDRNEVFINTPQTEADVDGDKRKITEALQKYYGAPADPDKLDINLVGASSLATRLTELDVLDLKKTLPPGEAEREYRRFADHVIQTRDAAGGTLADLKAIPLTGFDPKMAEALEQAATVGAFNVVSAEIVGPQVGKDLRNRAIIVTIVACIGMLLFIAFRFEWVYGVAAVIAVVHDVLVTLGLFSLFQWEISLTFIAAMLTLVGYSMNDTIVIFDRIREQLAERRRDDLAVVTNDAINQTLSRTVITSGLTLLSVLALVLFGGEVLKSFSLALLVGILFGTYSSIAIASPILLWWKRYLAQRQPAAVPAEATTRTGGEKRVGGEKRSGRTAKSAPTR